A single genomic interval of Centropristis striata isolate RG_2023a ecotype Rhode Island chromosome 8, C.striata_1.0, whole genome shotgun sequence harbors:
- the nt5c3a gene encoding cytosolic 5'-nucleotidase 3 codes for MDRTAVVKVGAAASASVCALFGGVVLAQYIVAKKKRAGKKTRIIEMMPQFEKTTVHMRDPERVEQIICGLIKGGASKLQIITDFDMTLSKFAVNGKRCPTCHNIIDNCNLVTEDCRQKLLQLKNKYYPIEIDPHLTMEEKYPFMVEWYFKSHTLLVEQRLEKDKLAEVVRESDAALREGYEQFFDRLQQHNVPVFIFSAGLGDVLEEIIRQAGVYHPNVKVVSNFMDFDENGVLKGFKGELIHVYNKHDGALRNTEYFKQLKEYCNIILMGDSLGDLSMADGAPNVENILKIGFLNDKVEERLDKYLDSYDIVLVKDETLEVPNAILQKVL; via the exons ATGGACAGGACGGCCGTGGTGAAGGTCGGGGCCGCGGCCAGCGCCAGCGTCTGTGCCCTGTTCGGCGGCGTGGTTCTGGCCCAGTACATCGTCGCCAAGAAGAAGCGAGCGGGCAAGAAAACCCGGATCATAGAGATG ATGCCTCAGTTTGAGAAGACGACGGTCCACATGAGGGACCCTGAGAGGGTGGAGCAGATCATCTGTGGCCTCATCAAAGGAGGAGCTTCTAAACTCCAG ATCATCACAGACTTCGACATGACGTTAAGCAAGTTCGCTGTCAACGGCAAACGCTGTCCGACGTGTCACA ATATCATTGATAACTGCAATCTGGTGACAGAGGATTGCAGGcagaagctgctgcagctgaagaATAAATATTATCCCATCGAGATCGACCCTCACCTCACCATGGAGGAGAAATACCCGTTCATGGTGGAGTG gtatTTCAAGTCTCACACACTACTTGTGGAGCAGCGGCTAGAGAAAGACAAACTGGCCGAGGTGGTGAGAGAGTCTGACGCTGCACTCAG AGAAGGCTATGAGCAGTTCTTCGACCGCCTGCAGCAGCACAATGTGCCCGTCTTCATCTTCTCCGCTGGCCTCGGCGACGTCCTGGAGGAAATCATCCGCCAAGCCGGAGTCTACCACCCCAACGTCAAGGTCGTCTCCAACTTCATGGACTTTGATGAAAAC GGCGTCCTGAAGGGTTTCAAAGGCGAGCTGATCCACGTGTACAACAAACACGACGGCGCCCTGCGGAACACTGAGTACTTCAAACAGCTGAAGGAATACTGCAACATCATCTTGATGGGTGACTCACTGGGGGACCTCAGCATGGCCGACGGCGCGCCCAACGTGGAGAACATCCTCAAGATCGGCTTCCTCAACGACAAG GTGGAAGAGAGGCTGGACAAATATCTGGACTCTTATGACATCGTCCTGGTGAAGGACGAGACTCTGGAAGTGCCCAACGCAATTCTTCAGAAGGTTCTATAA